In Coleofasciculus sp. FACHB-1120, the following are encoded in one genomic region:
- a CDS encoding nucleotidyltransferase domain-containing protein — MNRQEVEDRTILIALTGSRGYGLATETSDYDYRGIFVATKPYYLGFSQIEQKDRGWTEEPGKFSYLTKDTSIYELKKFLELSADNNPNILELLWFKDYVLLTEVGSTLRRHKQMFLSKKVKHTYAGYGYAQIKKLESHRRWLLEPPTRKPEPEDFGLEPAQPLMVGEIHAFLEYLYLLIRDRIQFLEKAQELYTLLTAEIDFKGVLKQYALPEEPLEYTRKLTNSSEEFIQLLQKSQQYQNVRREYDNYQQWKRNRNPARAVMEAKVGYDSKFAMQAIRLLRTGIEILETQTLVVDRRETGDARELLAIKNGEYRYEEVMAIANNLYTGLDEAYAKSTLPRSVNREAINQLCIDLVAMQGW, encoded by the coding sequence ATGAATCGCCAAGAAGTTGAAGATAGAACGATTCTGATTGCTTTGACCGGTTCCAGGGGCTACGGTTTAGCGACTGAAACCTCAGACTATGACTATCGCGGCATTTTTGTGGCAACCAAGCCTTATTACCTAGGATTTTCTCAAATTGAACAAAAGGATAGAGGTTGGACAGAAGAGCCAGGAAAATTCTCTTATTTGACTAAAGATACTTCTATTTATGAGCTGAAAAAATTTTTAGAACTGTCTGCCGACAACAATCCAAATATTTTAGAGCTTCTCTGGTTCAAAGATTATGTTCTTTTAACTGAAGTCGGCAGTACCTTGAGACGTCATAAACAGATGTTTCTGTCAAAAAAGGTGAAACATACTTATGCGGGATACGGTTATGCCCAAATAAAAAAATTAGAGTCTCACCGCCGCTGGTTACTTGAACCACCAACCAGAAAACCTGAGCCAGAAGACTTTGGGTTAGAGCCTGCCCAACCGCTGATGGTGGGAGAGATTCATGCGTTTTTAGAATATCTCTACTTGTTAATTAGAGACCGGATTCAGTTTTTGGAGAAAGCGCAAGAACTTTATACTTTACTAACTGCCGAAATTGATTTTAAGGGAGTATTGAAGCAATATGCTTTACCAGAAGAACCGCTAGAGTACACCCGTAAACTTACCAACAGCTCGGAAGAATTTATTCAACTACTACAAAAAAGTCAGCAGTATCAAAATGTCCGCCGAGAATACGATAACTACCAACAATGGAAGAGAAATCGCAATCCAGCACGGGCAGTGATGGAAGCTAAAGTGGGGTATGACTCTAAATTTGCGATGCAGGCTATCCGGTTATTAAGAACAGGTATCGAAATTTTAGAGACACAAACCTTAGTAGTCGATCGCCGGGAGACCGGAGATGCACGGGAATTGCTAGCCATTAAAAACGGCGAGTATCGCTATGAAGAAGTCATGGCGATCGCTAACAATTTGTACACAGGACTCGATGAAGCCTACGCTAAATCTACTCTGCCTAGAAGTGTAAATAGAGAAGCAATTAATCAGCTTTGTATTGATTTAGTGGCAATGCAAGGGTGGTAA
- a CDS encoding caspase family protein, protein MANHWAIAIGINQYQFFQPLSYAQADAQTLWQFLVDEAGWSADECLLLTDTSPPISDQSTYPTKENLLDWFDEWCHAPVNVDDSLWFFFSGYGVTLDGEDYLMPSQGNPDEIAETGISVRSLFTTLKESAAKNILVLLDINRSQGGQAGAKVGAQTLELAQTMGIATLLSCQVDQFSYEASSVGHGLFTAVLLEGLRYNQGKTLESLERYLRSHLPELSEHHWRPVQIPVSAIPPSASNSKLPTLLPNGVMNWNVTLASDTPPIASSSGTHNVGSMDRQEVTPDIVAHNSASGGAALTQKQTSKASQTNYSSGIRSGIGQGAIVPQTSGKSTKVVDDTPWWLNMLLWCGGIALVVALIGGVFLRNRAAFIGQQAINTSTDATPGSTTPTAVSLQSASSASESQNGLGGTEVQAGANQAVLDKARTLIVPNQASQFSQAIAQAQNIKPGEPLYEQAQQDIARWSGVILDLANGRAKQGQFDKAIAAARLVPVENQSIYKEAQGAIASWREKAQQQRTNKILLQSAQGLIQPGQASSYTRAIAAVRKVPPDQPGYTEAQQLIAQWSNTIYQTAQTRASDGRLKDAIQTAALVPKDTPTYMTAQKTIDQWQKKVQGTK, encoded by the coding sequence ATTAGTGATCAGTCAACCTACCCTACAAAGGAAAACCTGCTAGATTGGTTTGATGAGTGGTGCCATGCGCCAGTAAACGTTGATGATTCGCTCTGGTTCTTTTTCAGTGGGTATGGAGTGACTCTCGACGGGGAGGATTACCTGATGCCCAGTCAAGGAAACCCAGATGAAATAGCGGAAACTGGTATATCAGTAAGATCGCTCTTTACCACTCTCAAAGAGTCGGCGGCTAAAAATATTTTGGTGCTGCTAGATATAAACCGCAGTCAGGGCGGTCAAGCAGGTGCAAAGGTAGGGGCGCAAACTTTGGAATTAGCCCAAACAATGGGTATTGCCACACTACTGTCCTGCCAAGTTGACCAGTTTTCTTACGAAGCGTCTTCAGTGGGTCATGGATTATTTACAGCAGTACTGCTAGAAGGACTGCGATATAACCAAGGCAAGACTTTGGAGAGTCTGGAGCGTTATCTGCGATCGCACTTGCCGGAGTTGAGCGAACACCACTGGCGACCCGTTCAGATACCTGTGAGTGCAATACCCCCTTCGGCAAGTAACTCCAAGCTCCCAACCCTCCTCCCGAACGGAGTGATGAACTGGAATGTGACATTAGCTTCAGATACGCCTCCAATCGCTTCCAGCTCAGGTACGCACAACGTCGGAAGCATGGATCGTCAAGAGGTTACTCCGGATATAGTGGCGCATAATAGCGCATCTGGTGGAGCCGCCTTGACCCAGAAGCAGACTTCTAAAGCATCCCAGACAAACTATAGCTCCGGCATCCGTTCAGGGATCGGTCAAGGTGCTATCGTCCCCCAGACAAGTGGGAAATCGACAAAGGTAGTCGATGACACACCCTGGTGGCTGAATATGCTTTTGTGGTGCGGTGGTATCGCACTGGTAGTGGCATTGATAGGGGGGGTATTTCTCCGGAACCGAGCCGCATTTATCGGTCAACAGGCAATAAACACCTCAACAGATGCCACTCCTGGCAGCACCACACCGACGGCTGTATCCTTACAGTCAGCTTCTTCAGCTTCTGAATCCCAGAATGGGCTGGGGGGCACAGAGGTCCAAGCAGGAGCGAATCAAGCGGTGTTGGATAAAGCAAGAACTTTGATCGTCCCAAATCAAGCTTCTCAGTTTAGTCAGGCGATCGCACAAGCCCAGAACATAAAACCTGGTGAACCCCTCTACGAACAGGCACAGCAAGACATTGCACGCTGGAGCGGTGTGATTCTGGATTTAGCCAACGGACGGGCAAAACAAGGGCAGTTTGATAAGGCGATCGCAGCGGCACGACTGGTTCCAGTGGAAAATCAGTCTATTTATAAAGAAGCTCAAGGAGCGATCGCCAGCTGGCGTGAAAAAGCACAGCAGCAGCGAACCAACAAAATCCTTCTCCAATCTGCTCAAGGATTAATTCAACCCGGGCAAGCTTCTTCTTACACTCGCGCGATCGCCGCTGTTCGCAAAGTCCCCCCCGATCAACCTGGATATACCGAGGCACAACAGTTAATTGCCCAGTGGAGCAATACGATTTATCAGACAGCGCAGACTCGCGCCTCTGATGGAAGACTGAAAGATGCCATTCAGACGGCGGCTTTAGTCCCGAAAGACACACCCACCTATATGACTGCCCAGAAAACAATTGACCAGTGGCAAAAAAAGGTACAAGGTACAAAGTAA